One Tumebacillus sp. BK434 genomic window carries:
- a CDS encoding sigma 54-interacting transcriptional regulator, with translation MINILIVGAGRGGTALLKAFQDLAKVQVIGIVDIEASAPGLALGRELGIATGVQFADFLDEQVDVVIEATGDPGVNRLINELKGKHTTLVPGAIASLMMHLMLEKEALIHQLKVSRSELDIVLNSTHDAMIAINAEGVIALYNTAAERLTGIPAQAMIGRMASEAVPNSRLHVVLQSGEPELNQLQQFGKSRIITNRVPVRDETGQVVGAVAVFRDITEVQQLAEEVTNLKEIQELLQAIINSTQDAISVVDAEGRGIMINPAYTRLTGLTEGDIIGKPAEADIAEGESMHMKVLTTRKPVRGVGLKVGAKKREVLVNVAPIEVDGVLKGSVGIIHDISEIKKLTDELNQAKQLIRKLEAKYTFDDIIGTSNEMVMAIEQAHKAAQTPATVLLRGESGTGKELFAHAIHNDSERKYNQFIRVNCAAISESLLESELFGYEEGAFTGAKRGGKKGLFEEASGGTIFLDEIGELSMSMQAKILRVLQEKEILRVGGAKATTVDVRVIAATNVNLERAMQQGQFREDLYYRLNVLPIIIPPLRIRKVDLAAFAQRLIQKYNQEYGRSVERISPQTLLKMQNYSWPGNVRELENAIGRAMINMRFAETVIEPYHLILPGENPGQNLVGGTATERGAEQSPPAEAGEVRPLDEVVGEAERLHIERALGQTKGNKTEAAKLLGIAVRSLYYKLDKYGLQ, from the coding sequence ATGATCAACATTTTGATCGTCGGAGCGGGCCGTGGGGGAACGGCGCTGCTCAAAGCGTTTCAAGATCTGGCGAAAGTACAGGTGATCGGCATCGTCGACATCGAGGCCTCCGCGCCGGGGCTGGCCTTGGGCCGGGAGCTCGGGATCGCGACCGGAGTGCAGTTTGCAGATTTTTTGGATGAGCAGGTCGATGTGGTGATCGAAGCGACGGGCGACCCGGGCGTCAACCGGTTGATCAATGAGCTGAAAGGGAAGCATACGACGCTCGTGCCGGGCGCGATCGCATCGTTGATGATGCACTTGATGCTGGAAAAAGAAGCTCTGATCCACCAGTTGAAAGTGTCGCGCTCGGAGCTGGACATCGTGCTCAACTCCACGCATGACGCGATGATCGCAATCAATGCGGAAGGCGTGATCGCGCTGTACAACACGGCGGCGGAGCGCTTGACCGGCATTCCCGCCCAAGCGATGATCGGGCGGATGGCGAGCGAAGCGGTGCCGAACTCGCGCCTGCATGTCGTGCTGCAGAGCGGCGAGCCGGAGCTGAACCAGCTGCAGCAGTTCGGCAAGTCGCGGATCATCACCAACCGCGTGCCGGTGCGCGACGAGACCGGACAGGTCGTCGGCGCGGTGGCGGTGTTCCGGGACATCACCGAAGTGCAGCAGCTGGCCGAAGAGGTGACCAACCTCAAAGAGATCCAAGAGCTGCTGCAGGCGATCATCAACTCGACCCAGGATGCGATCTCCGTCGTCGATGCGGAGGGGCGGGGGATCATGATCAACCCGGCTTACACCCGCCTGACCGGGCTGACCGAAGGGGACATCATCGGGAAGCCGGCCGAAGCGGACATCGCCGAAGGGGAATCGATGCACATGAAAGTGCTGACCACGCGCAAGCCGGTGCGGGGCGTCGGACTGAAAGTCGGTGCGAAAAAGCGCGAAGTGCTGGTCAACGTCGCGCCGATCGAAGTGGACGGCGTGCTGAAAGGATCGGTCGGCATCATTCACGACATCTCGGAGATCAAAAAGCTGACCGACGAACTAAATCAGGCCAAGCAACTCATAAGAAAGCTGGAAGCGAAATATACCTTTGATGACATCATTGGCACATCGAACGAGATGGTGATGGCGATCGAACAAGCCCACAAAGCCGCTCAGACGCCCGCTACGGTGCTGTTGCGCGGCGAATCGGGGACGGGGAAGGAGCTGTTCGCCCACGCCATTCACAACGACAGCGAGCGCAAATACAATCAGTTCATCCGCGTTAACTGCGCGGCGATCTCGGAGAGCCTGCTCGAGTCGGAGTTGTTCGGCTATGAGGAAGGCGCGTTTACCGGTGCGAAGCGCGGCGGCAAGAAAGGCCTGTTCGAGGAAGCGTCGGGCGGCACGATCTTCCTCGACGAGATCGGCGAGCTGTCGATGAGCATGCAGGCGAAGATCCTGCGCGTGCTGCAGGAAAAGGAGATCCTGCGCGTTGGCGGCGCCAAGGCGACCACCGTCGATGTCCGCGTGATCGCGGCGACCAACGTCAATCTGGAGCGGGCGATGCAGCAGGGACAGTTCCGTGAAGACCTGTATTACCGCCTGAACGTCCTGCCGATCATCATCCCGCCGCTGCGCATCCGCAAGGTCGACTTGGCGGCGTTTGCGCAGCGCCTGATCCAAAAGTACAACCAGGAGTACGGGCGCAGTGTCGAGCGCATCTCCCCGCAGACGCTGCTCAAGATGCAGAACTATTCGTGGCCGGGCAATGTGCGCGAACTGGAAAACGCGATCGGACGAGCCATGATCAACATGCGTTTTGCCGAGACGGTGATCGAGCCCTACCATCTGATCCTGCCGGGCGAGAATCCGGGTCAGAATCTGGTCGGGGGCACCGCGACGGAGCGGGGCGCCGAGCAGTCCCCACCTGCGGAAGCGGGGGAAGTGCGGCCGCTGGATGAGGTGGTCGGCGAGGCGGAGCGCCTGCACATCGAACGAGCGCTTGGGCAGACCAAAGGCAACAAGACGGAAGCGGCGAAACTTTTGGGGATCGCCGTGCGCAGCTTGTATTATAAGTTGGACAAATATGGGTTACAGTGA
- a CDS encoding MogA/MoaB family molybdenum cofactor biosynthesis protein codes for MSAWKVGILTSSDKGARGEREDLSGQVIREMMLDIGGEVVVYQVVPDEFDILRNSMVTYCDELNLDLIVTTGGTGLAKRDVTPEATLAVIEREVPGMAEAMRAVSLQKTKFAMLSRAVVGTRGNTLIINLPGSPKGVRECLEVLLPVLPHALEILQGKMGEHK; via the coding sequence ATGAGCGCGTGGAAAGTCGGCATCCTCACCTCCAGCGACAAAGGGGCGCGCGGGGAACGCGAAGACTTGAGCGGACAGGTGATCCGCGAAATGATGCTCGACATCGGCGGCGAAGTGGTCGTCTATCAGGTCGTGCCCGATGAATTTGACATTTTGCGCAATTCTATGGTAACCTACTGTGACGAGTTAAATCTTGACCTCATCGTCACAACGGGCGGAACGGGCCTCGCCAAGCGCGATGTGACCCCGGAAGCGACTTTGGCGGTGATCGAGCGGGAAGTGCCGGGCATGGCGGAAGCGATGCGGGCCGTCTCCCTGCAGAAGACCAAGTTTGCGATGTTGTCGCGCGCTGTAGTCGGCACGCGGGGCAACACGCTGATCATCAACCTGCCAGGCAGCCCAAAAGGCGTCCGCGAATGTCTGGAAGTGCTCCTGCCGGTGTTGCCGCATGCGTTGGAGATTTTGCAGGGCAAGATGGGCGAGCATAAGTAA
- the moaA gene encoding GTP 3',8-cyclase MoaA, translating into MLIDKFQRVHDYLRISVTDRCNLRCRYCMPEEGLPFLEPSHYLSFDEITEVVTVAAKLGVRRLRITGGEPLVRPNLETLIGRLSAIPGIDDIALTTNGIYLAQRAQALKAAGITRVNISLDSLQPERFAQITRGGDLFRVLDAVEKSYEVGFDPVKLNVVLMKGFNDDEIDDFLRLSIERHVTVRFIEYMPIGHEGEDWKASYLPLETVLERCRLLGFEPLKLTQGIKGNGPAENYQIPGAKGAFGLIHPVSDHFCQSCNRLRLTADGNLKPCLYWEDEFNVKQALGDEEKLTQLFLRALDAKPETHEMAKALQGEEKSHNPTLRRMSQIGG; encoded by the coding sequence ATGTTGATCGATAAGTTCCAGCGCGTCCATGATTATCTGCGCATCTCGGTCACCGACCGCTGCAATTTGCGCTGCCGCTACTGCATGCCGGAAGAGGGCTTGCCGTTTTTGGAGCCGTCGCACTACCTGTCTTTTGACGAGATCACCGAAGTGGTCACGGTGGCGGCGAAGCTTGGCGTGCGCCGGCTGCGCATCACCGGCGGCGAACCGCTGGTGCGCCCGAACCTGGAGACGCTGATCGGGAGGCTGTCGGCCATTCCGGGCATCGACGACATCGCGCTGACCACCAACGGCATCTATCTGGCCCAGCGGGCGCAGGCGCTGAAAGCGGCGGGGATCACCCGCGTCAACATCTCGCTCGACTCGCTGCAGCCGGAGCGCTTTGCCCAGATCACCCGCGGTGGCGATCTCTTCCGTGTGCTGGATGCTGTGGAGAAATCGTATGAGGTAGGCTTCGATCCGGTCAAGCTCAACGTCGTGCTAATGAAAGGGTTCAACGATGACGAGATCGACGACTTTTTGCGCCTGTCGATCGAACGCCATGTGACGGTGCGCTTTATTGAATATATGCCGATCGGGCATGAAGGCGAGGACTGGAAGGCGAGCTACCTGCCCTTGGAGACGGTGCTCGAACGCTGCCGGCTCCTGGGCTTTGAGCCGCTCAAGCTGACGCAGGGCATCAAAGGCAATGGCCCGGCGGAGAACTACCAGATCCCCGGCGCGAAAGGCGCGTTTGGCCTGATCCACCCGGTCAGCGATCATTTCTGCCAGAGCTGCAACCGGCTGCGCTTAACGGCAGACGGCAACCTCAAGCCATGCTTGTACTGGGAAGACGAGTTTAACGTGAAACAGGCGCTCGGCGACGAAGAGAAGCTGACACAGCTGTTCTTGCGCGCGCTCGACGCCAAGCCGGAGACGCATGAGATGGCCAAGGCGTTACAAGGTGAAGAAAAATCGCACAATCCGACCTTGCGGCGCATGTCGCAGATCGGGGGTTGA
- a CDS encoding glycosyl hydrolase family 18 protein codes for MKKKSATWRGIALFAIVSLVLTLIYTLNDTGTDAKKKQQPPPPVTEPAPAAVPIQAAKTVLGYYTVYHSGDQHSYHSLSASSSYLHQVSMMTFQATATGDISGTAATDGLQLAASKNIGAYAALTNETEGGFDKDLAHTVLADPKLRQKTVSNAVTLVTAHGFAGLNVDFENMLPSDRPLYTSFVTELAAALHANGKQLVVSMAAKTSDYPTSNWFGAFDYAAIGQAADQVQLMTYDENGPWGAPGSVAGYPWVESVVRYAVSQIPSTKILIGLPAYGYDWNTTAGTGKAVTWKGIPSLLATTGAAPQWDAVKQSPYFTYKAADGSAHTVWYENGKSIIAKTKLTTRYNLGGVSVWRMGLEDESFWQAVQSGLAP; via the coding sequence ATGAAAAAGAAAAGCGCAACTTGGCGCGGTATCGCGTTGTTCGCCATCGTCTCGCTCGTGCTCACCCTGATCTATACGCTGAACGATACTGGAACGGATGCGAAGAAAAAACAGCAGCCTCCGCCGCCGGTGACCGAACCGGCTCCGGCAGCAGTGCCCATACAGGCGGCCAAGACGGTGCTCGGTTATTACACCGTCTACCACTCGGGGGATCAACATTCGTATCATTCGCTTTCCGCATCAAGTTCGTACCTCCATCAAGTCTCGATGATGACCTTCCAGGCCACAGCGACCGGCGACATCTCCGGCACGGCGGCGACAGACGGCTTGCAGCTCGCGGCGTCGAAAAACATCGGGGCGTATGCCGCTCTGACCAACGAGACGGAAGGCGGCTTTGACAAAGACTTGGCGCACACTGTGCTCGCCGACCCGAAGCTGCGGCAAAAGACGGTCAGCAACGCCGTGACGCTGGTCACAGCGCACGGTTTTGCCGGTCTGAACGTCGATTTTGAAAACATGCTGCCGTCCGACCGGCCGCTGTACACGTCGTTTGTCACTGAGTTGGCGGCGGCCCTGCACGCGAACGGTAAGCAGCTGGTCGTGTCGATGGCCGCCAAGACGTCCGACTACCCAACGTCGAACTGGTTTGGCGCGTTTGACTATGCGGCGATCGGCCAGGCGGCCGACCAGGTGCAGCTCATGACGTATGACGAAAACGGCCCGTGGGGTGCGCCCGGCTCGGTCGCAGGCTATCCGTGGGTGGAAAGCGTCGTCCGCTATGCTGTGTCGCAGATCCCGTCCACGAAGATTCTCATCGGGCTGCCAGCCTACGGCTACGACTGGAACACGACGGCTGGCACAGGCAAAGCGGTGACCTGGAAAGGCATTCCGAGCCTGCTCGCGACGACCGGCGCGGCGCCGCAGTGGGATGCGGTCAAACAGTCCCCGTATTTCACCTACAAGGCGGCCGACGGCTCGGCGCACACCGTCTGGTATGAAAACGGCAAGTCGATCATCGCCAAAACCAAGCTGACCACACGCTACAACCTCGGCGGCGTCTCGGTCTGGCGCATGGGGCTGGAGGATGAATCGTTCTGGCAAGCGGTGCAGAGCGGTCTGGCGCCATAA
- a CDS encoding copper transporter — MSRLYGFRYHIMTLIAVFLSLGLGLLLGGTLGEEVIVKEQVQLLEQLEERYTQTKADNVKLKRQNGELTRDQDQLERVIAQVGGHYVKDRLAGQKVAVLQLEAADLSGLLTQLQAAGANVTSTVALTNALPLLDVRQEPLLQAIGGTTGKEAKAVHQALAELLVRELYLQKGGRLVDYLQSTNALTASGELGVRPDRVVLVGGAGESGKSRLTAVDLPLLKALQKQELYTACVEQSDVSHSAVAHYRELGISTVDNIDQVTGLVALIDILGGAKGHFGVKKTAEALLPQVTNAKEVSAQ; from the coding sequence GTGAGCAGGCTGTACGGGTTCCGGTACCACATCATGACGCTGATCGCCGTGTTTCTCTCGCTTGGCCTCGGGCTCCTGCTCGGGGGGACGCTCGGTGAAGAGGTGATCGTCAAAGAGCAGGTACAGCTCTTGGAGCAGCTCGAAGAACGATACACGCAGACGAAAGCTGACAATGTGAAGTTGAAGCGCCAGAACGGCGAACTGACCCGCGATCAGGATCAGTTGGAGCGGGTGATTGCCCAAGTCGGCGGGCATTATGTGAAAGACCGGCTCGCCGGGCAAAAAGTCGCCGTGCTGCAGCTGGAAGCGGCCGACCTTTCCGGCCTGCTCACCCAGCTCCAAGCGGCGGGGGCGAACGTGACCAGCACCGTGGCGCTGACCAATGCGCTGCCCTTGCTCGACGTGCGCCAGGAGCCGCTCCTACAGGCGATCGGAGGGACGACGGGCAAAGAGGCCAAAGCGGTGCATCAGGCGCTCGCCGAGCTGCTGGTGCGCGAGCTGTATCTGCAAAAGGGCGGCCGGCTGGTCGACTACTTGCAGAGCACCAACGCCCTGACCGCCAGCGGCGAGCTCGGAGTGCGCCCCGACCGCGTCGTGCTGGTCGGCGGGGCGGGCGAGTCGGGCAAAAGCCGGCTGACGGCGGTCGATCTGCCGCTGTTGAAAGCCTTGCAGAAGCAGGAGCTCTACACCGCCTGTGTGGAGCAGTCGGACGTTTCGCACTCGGCGGTCGCGCACTACCGGGAGCTGGGAATCTCGACGGTGGACAACATCGACCAAGTGACCGGGCTGGTCGCGCTGATCGACATCTTAGGTGGCGCGAAGGGGCATTTTGGCGTCAAAAAGACGGCGGAGGCGCTGCTGCCTCAAGTCACCAATGCGAAGGAGGTCAGCGCCCAGTGA
- the steA gene encoding putative cytokinetic ring protein SteA, whose amino-acid sequence MRFALEKKGSGIRLHGPARADRKTKHLVKRLLPDEIAVIAHEDLDEVAADALIAAKVQAVINTAASISGRYPNLGPLKLVRAGVLLLDEAPPQLMEQLADGQQVSLIDNLIVLEDAVIGKGQVLCEAEVLARMAKAMLNVRSELRSFVENTLNYAQQEKNFFLGDLPKLDLYTKMAGRHVLVVVRGPTYKEDLRAVATYIRDVKPVLIGVDGGADALLEAGFRPDLIVGDMDSVTDAGLCCGAEIIVHAYADGRAPGLARVAELNVAAHVYPAPGTSEDVAMLLAHEYGAELIVALGTHSNMIDFLEKGRKGMASTVLTRMRIGNKLVDAKGVSQLYCKAVDWRAACLVVGAAMVPLGVLAWLNPLTRSFLKMVYLNLKLLVT is encoded by the coding sequence ATGCGTTTTGCGCTGGAGAAGAAGGGAAGCGGGATTCGGCTGCACGGTCCGGCGCGGGCGGACCGCAAGACGAAACATCTCGTCAAGCGCCTGCTGCCCGACGAGATCGCCGTGATCGCGCATGAAGATCTCGACGAGGTGGCAGCCGACGCTTTGATCGCGGCGAAAGTGCAGGCGGTGATCAACACGGCGGCTTCGATCTCCGGGCGCTATCCGAACCTCGGGCCGTTGAAACTGGTGCGGGCCGGCGTCTTGCTGCTCGACGAAGCGCCACCCCAATTGATGGAACAGCTCGCCGACGGGCAGCAGGTGTCGCTGATCGACAATCTGATCGTGCTGGAAGACGCCGTGATCGGCAAAGGGCAGGTGCTTTGCGAAGCGGAGGTCCTCGCAAGAATGGCGAAAGCGATGCTGAACGTCAGAAGCGAACTGCGCTCGTTTGTGGAAAACACGCTGAACTACGCGCAGCAGGAAAAGAACTTTTTTCTCGGCGATCTGCCGAAGCTTGACTTATATACGAAGATGGCCGGCCGGCACGTGCTCGTCGTGGTGCGCGGACCGACGTACAAGGAAGACCTGCGCGCCGTCGCCACCTACATCCGCGACGTGAAGCCGGTGCTGATCGGCGTGGACGGCGGGGCGGACGCGTTGCTGGAAGCGGGCTTCCGGCCCGACCTGATCGTCGGCGACATGGATTCGGTGACCGACGCCGGACTTTGCTGTGGCGCGGAGATCATCGTCCACGCCTATGCGGACGGGCGCGCACCGGGGCTGGCCCGCGTCGCGGAGCTGAACGTGGCGGCGCACGTCTATCCGGCCCCGGGCACCAGCGAAGACGTGGCGATGCTGCTCGCCCACGAGTACGGGGCGGAGCTGATCGTCGCACTCGGCACGCATTCGAACATGATCGATTTTCTGGAAAAAGGGCGCAAAGGCATGGCCTCGACCGTCTTGACACGGATGCGCATCGGCAACAAACTGGTCGACGCCAAAGGGGTCTCGCAACTGTACTGCAAAGCGGTGGACTGGCGCGCCGCCTGTCTGGTCGTCGGTGCGGCGATGGTGCCGCTTGGCGTGCTGGCCTGGCTGAATCCGCTGACCCGGTCGTTTTTGAAGATGGTGTATTTGAACTTGAAGCTGTTGGTGACGTGA
- a CDS encoding DUF2627 family protein, producing the protein MLKKMIVWAILLGIFLIAGYGLNLIRIAIVDKMAHPDAVIWWRVLLGGVLMTGGIGFLGGFVFYRDSKRGKVKPPAWKTK; encoded by the coding sequence ATGTTGAAAAAAATGATCGTCTGGGCGATCTTACTTGGCATTTTCCTCATCGCCGGCTACGGGCTGAACCTGATCCGCATCGCGATCGTCGACAAGATGGCGCACCCGGACGCGGTGATCTGGTGGCGCGTGCTGCTCGGCGGCGTGCTGATGACCGGCGGGATCGGCTTTCTCGGCGGCTTTGTGTTCTACCGCGACAGCAAGCGCGGCAAAGTCAAGCCTCCCGCTTGGAAAACGAAGTAA
- a CDS encoding glycosyl transferase produces the protein MNTYLTGSAVGLLTAFWGGYLLTGWLVPPLQQAMRSAGLLRPNYAGKSVPVGLGTALWLGMFLTIVPFFLLSDLLPIPWAMVQDMIVLLFVATGFVVIGLLDDVAGNRDVTGIKGHLKKLWKGRTVTTGLIKAAVGLCTGIAGAWLLGLTGWVLAAGSLVIALSANLVNLLDLRPGRACKGVLFTLLLLAVFSLRALDSPAFWLVLGAVLAYFPDDVKARMMMGDAGSNLLGGSIGMLVVASCTLPVLLTWLVVLLAVHLYAEKYSLSETIEKNRVLRWLDVLGRSA, from the coding sequence ATGAACACGTATTTGACGGGATCGGCCGTCGGGCTGCTGACGGCGTTTTGGGGCGGCTATCTGCTGACCGGCTGGCTGGTGCCGCCGCTGCAGCAAGCGATGCGGAGCGCCGGACTGCTCCGGCCGAACTATGCGGGCAAAAGCGTGCCTGTTGGCCTCGGCACAGCGCTTTGGCTGGGCATGTTTCTGACCATCGTGCCGTTCTTTCTGCTCAGCGACCTGCTGCCGATCCCGTGGGCGATGGTGCAGGACATGATCGTGCTGCTGTTTGTCGCCACGGGATTTGTCGTGATCGGGCTGCTCGACGATGTGGCGGGCAACCGTGACGTGACCGGGATCAAAGGGCATTTGAAAAAGCTGTGGAAAGGGCGGACCGTCACCACCGGGCTGATCAAAGCGGCTGTCGGGCTGTGCACCGGCATCGCCGGGGCGTGGCTGCTCGGGCTGACCGGTTGGGTGCTGGCGGCTGGCAGCCTGGTGATCGCGCTGTCGGCCAATTTGGTCAACCTGCTCGATCTCCGCCCGGGCCGGGCCTGTAAAGGCGTGTTGTTCACCCTGCTGCTGCTCGCCGTCTTCTCGCTGCGCGCACTCGACTCGCCCGCGTTTTGGCTGGTGCTCGGCGCGGTGCTCGCCTACTTCCCGGACGATGTGAAGGCGCGGATGATGATGGGCGACGCCGGCTCCAACCTGCTCGGCGGCAGCATCGGCATGCTGGTCGTCGCGTCTTGCACGCTGCCGGTGCTGCTCACCTGGCTTGTCGTGCTGCTCGCCGTGCATCTGTATGCGGAAAAATACTCGCTGTCCGAAACGATCGAGAAGAACAGAGTGCTCCGCTGGCTGGACGTGCTGGGGCGGTCGGCGTAA
- the moaC gene encoding cyclic pyranopterin monophosphate synthase MoaC, translating into MEEKLTHFNEQGRAHMVDVTQKEVTKRSATAFARIEMRRETLQLIRAGKMKKGDVLAVAQVAGIMAAKKTSEIIPMCHPLPLTKVDISFEEAGEDALNVFATVATTYVTGVEMEALTAVTAAALTVYDMCKAVDKAMTIQNVSLLEKTGGKNGDFHREETAR; encoded by the coding sequence GTGGAAGAGAAACTGACCCATTTTAATGAACAGGGCCGCGCTCACATGGTTGACGTTACGCAAAAAGAGGTCACCAAACGCTCAGCCACCGCGTTTGCTCGCATCGAGATGCGCCGCGAGACCTTGCAATTGATCCGCGCCGGCAAAATGAAAAAAGGCGACGTGCTTGCCGTCGCACAAGTTGCCGGGATCATGGCGGCGAAAAAGACGTCGGAGATCATCCCGATGTGCCATCCGCTGCCGCTGACCAAAGTCGACATCTCTTTTGAAGAAGCGGGGGAGGACGCACTGAACGTTTTCGCCACCGTCGCCACGACCTACGTGACGGGCGTGGAGATGGAGGCGCTGACCGCCGTCACGGCCGCCGCCTTGACCGTCTATGACATGTGCAAAGCGGTTGACAAAGCGATGACGATTCAAAACGTCTCGCTGCTGGAGAAGACGGGTGGCAAAAACGGCGATTTCCACCGGGAGGAGACGGCGAGATGA
- a CDS encoding glycosyltransferase family 2 protein, with amino-acid sequence MKVSVLIPAWNEADRIDQTILAVRTLDSVEEIIVIDDGSTDETYRIALEAGARVIRHSTNYGKGAALYSGLLVADADIYVFLDADMCETAVEIEKLIRPILENRCDLTIGRLPKPLKGGFGLVKNFARGGIRRLCGVDMQAPLSGQRALNRSVLDAIGNLGDGYGVEVGMTIDAARGGMRILEVEVDMKNREYGRNLRGFLHRGKQFVQIARVLLNRWQI; translated from the coding sequence GTGAAAGTGAGCGTGCTCATCCCGGCGTGGAATGAAGCGGATCGCATCGACCAGACGATCCTGGCTGTGCGCACCCTCGACAGCGTCGAGGAGATCATCGTGATCGATGACGGCTCGACCGATGAGACGTACCGCATCGCGCTGGAGGCGGGGGCGCGGGTGATCCGGCACAGCACCAACTACGGCAAAGGGGCGGCCTTGTACTCCGGCCTGCTCGTCGCCGATGCGGACATCTACGTCTTTCTCGATGCCGACATGTGCGAGACGGCGGTGGAGATTGAGAAGCTGATCCGCCCGATCCTGGAGAATCGCTGCGACCTGACGATCGGCCGCCTGCCCAAGCCGCTGAAAGGCGGGTTCGGACTCGTCAAAAATTTCGCCCGCGGCGGCATTCGGCGGCTGTGCGGCGTGGACATGCAGGCGCCGCTCTCCGGGCAGCGGGCGCTGAACCGCAGCGTTTTGGACGCGATCGGCAACCTCGGCGACGGCTACGGGGTCGAGGTGGGGATGACGATCGATGCAGCCCGTGGCGGCATGCGGATCTTGGAAGTGGAAGTCGACATGAAAAACCGCGAGTACGGGCGCAATCTGCGCGGATTTCTACACCGCGGCAAACAGTTTGTGCAGATCGCCCGCGTGCTCCTGAACAGGTGGCAGATATGA
- a CDS encoding molybdenum cofactor biosynthesis protein MoaE encodes MNLSVQLFAGVAEAVGARLWEAELPAGATVAGLFAELASQHPQAEPVLRISFASVNQQFAPPDTVLQAGDEVAILPPVSGGQDVPFEITAAPLSVDAVLQKVRHPLCGAINLFVGTVRELTQGKRTVFLEYEAYAPMAVKMMEQIAAEIEAQWPGTRVAMSHRIGKLEIEDAAVVIAVATPHRTASYEAGRYAIERLKEIVPIWKKEIWADGTEWIGHQQGPWNPLRPGTERTE; translated from the coding sequence ATGAATCTGTCCGTACAATTATTCGCAGGCGTGGCCGAAGCGGTCGGCGCCCGCCTGTGGGAAGCCGAGCTTCCGGCAGGCGCCACAGTCGCCGGCCTGTTTGCTGAACTGGCCAGCCAGCATCCGCAGGCGGAGCCGGTGCTGCGCATCTCCTTTGCCTCGGTCAATCAGCAGTTTGCACCGCCTGACACCGTGCTGCAGGCCGGGGATGAAGTCGCGATCCTCCCGCCCGTTTCCGGCGGGCAGGATGTGCCGTTTGAGATCACCGCAGCCCCTTTGTCTGTTGACGCGGTTTTGCAAAAAGTGCGCCATCCGCTGTGCGGCGCGATCAACCTGTTTGTCGGCACGGTGCGCGAACTGACGCAAGGCAAGCGCACCGTGTTTTTGGAATATGAAGCGTACGCACCGATGGCGGTGAAGATGATGGAGCAGATCGCCGCCGAGATCGAAGCACAGTGGCCGGGCACGCGCGTGGCGATGTCGCACCGCATCGGGAAGCTGGAAATCGAAGACGCAGCGGTGGTGATCGCCGTCGCCACGCCGCACCGCACCGCTTCCTACGAAGCGGGCCGCTATGCGATCGAGCGCTTGAAAGAGATCGTTCCGATCTGGAAAAAAGAAATCTGGGCGGACGGAACGGAGTGGATCGGCCATCAGCAAGGGCCGTGGAATCCGCTGCGTCCGGGCACGGAGAGGACGGAGTAA